From one Azospirillum ramasamyi genomic stretch:
- a CDS encoding methyltransferase domain-containing protein translates to MTDKDGSSGHGPSLKTRLYAWWEGYDLSGLKTRKGEDSQPASAEPQPSNPGPGPGMNRWGKPLWTATRIEVAEKMWGEGFNTPGGADHIPYLVKPLGLNPAMSVLDLAAGLGGTSRTMAGKYGCWVTGLEASDLLAKEGMVRSFKLGLEKKAPIETFNPEHFGYPKRVDAIVYKEGLFFVRDKEQMFDGMELALKPRGHLLITDYIAEQEVMGAKAVQTWCDKEPLTPNLWPKDRMANAFAQRNLDLRIAEDITDTHRSLILTAIQGLVEHLERFQLDTPTKLAVMEEVELWARRVAAIEAGVRVYRFYAIKPAE, encoded by the coding sequence ATGACGGACAAGGACGGATCGTCCGGGCACGGACCGAGCCTGAAGACGCGGCTTTACGCCTGGTGGGAAGGCTATGACCTGTCCGGGCTGAAGACCCGGAAGGGCGAGGACTCGCAGCCGGCTTCGGCGGAGCCGCAGCCGTCGAATCCCGGCCCCGGTCCCGGCATGAACCGCTGGGGCAAGCCGCTGTGGACCGCCACCCGCATAGAAGTGGCGGAGAAGATGTGGGGCGAGGGCTTCAACACGCCCGGCGGCGCCGATCACATCCCCTATCTGGTCAAGCCGCTGGGCCTGAACCCGGCGATGAGCGTGCTCGATCTCGCCGCGGGGCTGGGCGGCACCAGCCGCACCATGGCCGGCAAATACGGCTGCTGGGTCACCGGGCTGGAGGCGTCGGACCTGCTGGCGAAGGAAGGGATGGTCCGTTCCTTCAAGCTGGGGCTGGAGAAGAAGGCGCCGATCGAGACCTTCAATCCCGAGCATTTCGGCTATCCCAAGCGCGTCGACGCCATCGTCTACAAGGAAGGCCTGTTCTTCGTCCGCGACAAGGAGCAGATGTTCGACGGGATGGAACTGGCGCTGAAGCCGCGCGGCCACCTGCTGATCACCGACTATATCGCCGAGCAGGAGGTGATGGGCGCCAAGGCGGTCCAGACCTGGTGCGACAAGGAACCGCTGACGCCGAACCTGTGGCCCAAGGACCGCATGGCCAACGCCTTCGCCCAGCGCAACCTCGACCTCCGCATCGCCGAGGACATCACCGACACCCACCGCAGCCTGATCCTGACCGCCATCCAGGGGCTGGTCGAGCATCTGGAGCGGTTCCAGCTCGACACTCCCACCAAGCTGGCGGTGATGGAGGAGGTCGAACTCTGGGCCCGCCGCGTCGCCGCCATCGAGGCCGGCGTGCGGGTGTATCGGTTCTACGCGATCAAGCCGGCGGAGTAG
- a CDS encoding PDC sensor domain-containing protein, which produces MASAADPALEGAVRMAVSPQAQTWLADPAVVAAVKSQNARNAGIAQSKIDEMDNRWKAAAKAGGVNPAFDEVSSNAVSKQLKQVVAGSGGKIVEILLMDDHGLNVGQTAGTSDFWQGDEPKWQKVFTGNADLYMTDPEKDDKTGAMLTEASVPVLDPAGKQKIGVAMIVLDTAKLAR; this is translated from the coding sequence ATGGCATCCGCCGCCGACCCGGCGCTGGAGGGGGCGGTGCGCATGGCGGTCAGTCCGCAGGCCCAGACCTGGCTGGCCGACCCGGCGGTGGTCGCGGCGGTGAAATCGCAGAACGCCAGGAATGCCGGCATCGCCCAGTCGAAGATCGACGAGATGGACAACCGGTGGAAGGCGGCGGCCAAGGCGGGCGGCGTCAATCCGGCCTTCGACGAGGTGTCGTCGAACGCGGTGTCCAAGCAGCTGAAGCAGGTCGTCGCCGGCAGCGGCGGCAAGATCGTCGAGATCCTGCTGATGGACGACCACGGGCTGAATGTCGGCCAGACCGCGGGAACCTCCGACTTCTGGCAAGGCGACGAGCCGAAATGGCAGAAGGTCTTCACCGGCAATGCCGATCTTTACATGACCGACCCGGAGAAGGATGACAAGACCGGCGCCATGCTGACCGAAGCCAGCGTTCCGGTGCTGGACCCGGCCGGAAAGCAGAAGATCGGCGTGGCGATGATCGTGCTGGACACGGCGAAGCTGGCCCGATAG
- the rplU gene encoding 50S ribosomal protein L21 — protein MFAVIRTGGKQYKVANGDVIRVEKLEADAGASITLDDVLMVGDAGNTTIGTPTVAGASVVAEVVAQDRGPKIIVFKKKRRQNYRRKNGHRQDLTVLRITGINGAA, from the coding sequence ATGTTTGCAGTGATCCGCACCGGCGGCAAGCAGTACAAGGTCGCCAATGGCGACGTGATCCGTGTTGAGAAGCTCGAGGCCGATGCTGGCGCCTCCATCACGCTCGATGACGTGCTGATGGTCGGCGACGCAGGCAACACCACCATCGGCACCCCGACCGTGGCCGGCGCCTCGGTCGTCGCCGAGGTCGTCGCCCAGGATCGCGGCCCGAAGATCATCGTCTTCAAGAAGAAGCGCCGCCAGAACTACCGCCGCAAGAACGGCCACCGCCAGGACCTGACCGTCCTGCGCATCACCGGCATCAACGGCGCGGCCTGA
- the obgE gene encoding GTPase ObgE — protein MKFLDQAKVFLKSGDGGPGAVAFRREKFIEFGGPDGGDGGRGGDVIIEAADGLNTLIDYRYKQHFKAQRGHHGMGSNRNGARGEDVVLRVPVGTQILDENQETVLCDLTEAGQRRVFLRGGDGGHGNAHFKTPTNRAPRKFHPGWPGQEQWVWLRLKLIADAGLLGLPNAGKSTFLAATTAAKPKIADYPFTTLAPNLGVVRAGDEEFVIADIPGLIEGAHEGHGLGDRFLGHVERSRILLHLIDGTADDVVASYRTIRNELEAYGGNLADKPEVIGLNKSDALLDEEIEEKKKALEEASGAEVMVLSGVTGDGVKQVLYRLLTVIKESKAEEPEVIHAPATRSIPRPPVGQKLPDDGEMQWDDETGEWVGGEDEDFEEEDLEEGGLEEGDLEEGEELDGDSDEVLDGEEPEGEEDGSDDDTDGTSRHGA, from the coding sequence ATGAAGTTTCTCGATCAAGCCAAAGTCTTCCTCAAGAGCGGTGACGGCGGTCCCGGCGCCGTGGCGTTCCGGCGCGAGAAGTTCATCGAGTTCGGCGGTCCCGACGGCGGCGACGGCGGACGGGGCGGGGACGTGATCATCGAGGCGGCGGACGGCCTGAACACGCTGATCGACTACCGCTACAAGCAGCATTTCAAGGCGCAGCGCGGCCATCACGGCATGGGCAGCAACCGCAACGGCGCGCGCGGCGAGGATGTCGTCCTGCGCGTGCCGGTCGGCACCCAGATCCTGGACGAGAACCAGGAAACCGTGCTGTGCGACCTGACCGAGGCCGGGCAGCGCCGCGTCTTCCTGCGCGGCGGCGACGGCGGGCACGGCAACGCGCATTTCAAGACGCCGACCAACCGGGCGCCGCGCAAGTTCCACCCCGGCTGGCCGGGGCAGGAGCAGTGGGTCTGGCTGCGGCTGAAGCTGATCGCCGATGCCGGGCTGCTCGGATTGCCCAATGCCGGCAAGTCGACCTTCCTGGCGGCGACCACCGCGGCCAAGCCGAAGATCGCCGATTACCCCTTCACCACGCTGGCCCCCAACCTGGGCGTCGTCCGCGCCGGTGATGAAGAGTTCGTCATCGCCGACATTCCCGGCCTGATCGAGGGCGCGCATGAGGGCCATGGGCTGGGCGACCGCTTCCTCGGCCATGTCGAACGCTCGCGCATCCTGCTGCACCTGATCGACGGCACGGCCGACGACGTGGTCGCCTCCTACCGCACGATCCGGAACGAGCTGGAGGCCTATGGCGGCAACCTCGCCGACAAGCCGGAGGTGATCGGGCTGAACAAGTCCGACGCCCTGCTGGACGAGGAGATCGAGGAGAAGAAGAAGGCGCTGGAGGAAGCCTCGGGCGCCGAGGTGATGGTGCTGTCCGGCGTCACCGGCGACGGCGTGAAGCAGGTGCTGTACCGGCTGCTGACGGTCATCAAGGAATCGAAGGCGGAAGAACCCGAGGTCATCCACGCCCCGGCGACCCGCTCCATCCCCCGCCCGCCGGTCGGCCAGAAGCTGCCGGACGACGGCGAGATGCAGTGGGACGATGAAACCGGCGAATGGGTCGGCGGCGAGGACGAAGACTTCGAAGAGGAAGACCTTGAAGAAGGCGGCCTTGAGGAAGGCGATCTCGAAGAAGGCGAAGAGCTGGACGGCGACTCGGACGAAGTCCTTGACGGAGAGGAGCCGGAGGGCGAAGAGGACGGCTCGGACGACGATACGGACGGAACCTCCCGCCATGGCGCTTGA
- a CDS encoding ABC transporter transmembrane domain-containing protein: MARQPSPDLIAASARGEADARRRDLGPLRRLVPFLLPYKWRILGAMMALTVAAGTVLGLGQGMRVLIDQGFAGGDTSLLDRALLVLLGVIALMAASTYGRFYLVSWIGERVVADIRRAVYDHVLTLSPGFFETTKTGEILSRLTTDTTLLQVVVGSSASIALRNALLFLGGTGMLLITSPKLTGLVALVVPLVVAPIVFFGRRVRKLSRDSQDRIADVGSFVEETLAAIRTVQAYTHEAIDRALFGKRVEEAFDVAIRRVRVRALMTVIVIVLVFGAVGIILWIGGHDVVAGRLTPGELSAFVIYSVVVAGSVGAISEVIGDLQRAAGATERLFGLLAIESEIRAPAAPKPLPSPAAGALSFDAVRFHYPSRPDWAALQDFSLEVKPGERVALVGPSGAGKSTVFQLLLRYYDPQAGSVRLDGVDLRDADPSAVRRRLGLVAQDPVVFSANAWENIRYGRPDASDAEVRAAADAAHALDFLDALPEGLGTFLGEKGVRLSGGQRQRLAIARAILRDPPVLLLDEATSALDAESERMVQDALDRLMYGRTTLIVAHRLATVLNADRIVVMDQGRVVETGTHAELVAQGGLYARLAALQFDRADGVA; encoded by the coding sequence GTGGCTCGCCAACCCTCCCCCGACCTGATCGCCGCCTCCGCCCGCGGCGAGGCGGATGCCCGCCGCCGCGACCTTGGGCCTTTGCGCCGGCTGGTGCCGTTCCTGCTTCCCTACAAATGGCGAATCCTGGGCGCCATGATGGCGCTGACCGTGGCGGCCGGCACCGTGCTGGGGCTGGGGCAGGGGATGCGGGTGCTGATCGACCAGGGCTTCGCCGGCGGCGACACCTCGCTGCTCGACCGGGCGCTGCTGGTGCTGCTGGGGGTGATCGCGCTGATGGCGGCCTCCACCTATGGCCGCTTCTATCTGGTCAGCTGGATCGGCGAGCGGGTGGTGGCCGACATCCGGCGCGCCGTCTACGACCATGTGCTGACCCTGTCGCCGGGTTTCTTCGAGACGACCAAGACCGGCGAGATCCTGTCGCGCCTGACCACCGACACCACGCTTCTGCAGGTGGTGGTCGGTTCGTCGGCCTCCATCGCGCTGCGCAACGCGCTGCTGTTCCTGGGCGGCACCGGCATGCTGCTGATCACCTCGCCCAAGCTGACCGGGCTGGTGGCGCTGGTGGTTCCGCTGGTGGTGGCGCCCATCGTGTTCTTCGGCCGCCGGGTGCGCAAGCTGTCGCGCGACAGCCAGGACCGCATCGCCGACGTCGGTTCCTTCGTGGAGGAGACGCTGGCCGCCATCCGCACGGTCCAGGCCTATACCCACGAAGCCATCGACCGCGCCCTGTTCGGCAAGCGGGTGGAGGAGGCGTTCGACGTCGCCATCCGCCGCGTGCGGGTGCGGGCGCTGATGACGGTGATCGTCATCGTGCTGGTGTTCGGCGCCGTCGGCATCATCCTGTGGATCGGCGGCCATGACGTGGTGGCCGGCCGGCTGACGCCGGGCGAATTGTCGGCCTTCGTCATCTATTCCGTGGTCGTCGCCGGGTCGGTCGGCGCCATCAGCGAGGTGATCGGCGACCTGCAGCGCGCCGCCGGCGCGACCGAGCGGCTGTTCGGCCTGCTCGCCATCGAGTCGGAAATCCGCGCGCCGGCCGCGCCCAAGCCGCTGCCCAGCCCGGCGGCGGGGGCGCTGTCCTTCGACGCGGTCCGCTTCCACTACCCCTCGCGCCCGGACTGGGCGGCGTTGCAGGACTTCTCGCTCGAGGTGAAGCCGGGCGAGCGGGTGGCGCTGGTCGGGCCGTCGGGGGCCGGGAAGTCGACGGTGTTCCAGCTTCTGCTGCGCTATTACGACCCGCAGGCCGGATCGGTGCGGCTCGACGGGGTCGACCTCCGCGACGCCGATCCGTCGGCCGTGCGGCGCCGGCTGGGCCTCGTCGCGCAGGATCCGGTGGTCTTCTCCGCCAACGCCTGGGAGAACATCCGCTACGGCCGCCCCGACGCCTCGGATGCCGAGGTGCGCGCCGCCGCCGATGCCGCCCATGCGCTGGACTTCCTCGACGCGCTGCCGGAGGGGCTCGGCACCTTCCTGGGCGAGAAGGGCGTGCGGCTGTCGGGCGGCCAGCGCCAGCGCCTCGCCATCGCCCGCGCCATCCTGCGCGACCCGCCGGTCCTGCTGCTGGACGAGGCGACCAGCGCGCTCGACGCCGAGAGCGAGCGGATGGTGCAGGACGCGCTCGACCGCCTGATGTACGGCCGCACGACCCTGATCGTCGCCCACCGGCTGGCGACCGTGCTGAACGCCGACCGCATCGTGGTGATGGACCAGGGCCGCGTGGTGGAGACCGGCACCCATGCCGAACTGGTGGCGCAGGGCGGGCTCTACGCAAGGCTGGCGGCGCTGCAGTTCGACCGGGCGGACGGGGTGGCGTAG
- the rpmE gene encoding 50S ribosomal protein L31: protein MKTDIHPDYHEITVVMTDGSSFTTRSTMGKPGDTLRLDIDPKSHPAWTGVQKLLDTGGQIAKFNKRFANFGLKK, encoded by the coding sequence ATGAAGACTGACATCCATCCCGACTATCACGAGATCACCGTGGTCATGACCGACGGCAGCTCGTTCACGACCCGCTCCACCATGGGCAAGCCGGGCGACACGCTGCGCCTCGACATCGACCCGAAGTCGCACCCGGCCTGGACCGGCGTGCAGAAGCTGCTGGACACCGGCGGGCAGATCGCCAAGTTCAACAAGCGCTTCGCGAACTTCGGCCTCAAGAAGTAA
- the proB gene encoding glutamate 5-kinase: MALDAPTLLESRRLVVKIGSALLVDGETRQIRRDWLDALADDVAACRKRGQEVVIVTSGAVACGREHLGLVGRPLKLEEKQAAAATGQIRLAHAYQETLARHDVTVAQVLVTLEDTEERRRHLNARNTIDTLLRLGAVPVINENDTVATAEIRFGDNDRLAARVAQMVSADTLVLLSDIDGLYTADPRKDPDARHIPTVRELTPEIEGMAGEPPPGYSSGGMVTKIAAARVALSAGCRMVIAKGKRMNPLAALERRPEDGGALCTWFLPSAEPTSARKAWIAGHVNATGVLVVDDGAMRALSHGASLLPAGVTAVQGEFDRGDVVIVRTQEGREVARGLVAYSADDARKILRHKSTEIPDILGYRGRDEMIHRDDLVVR, from the coding sequence ATGGCGCTTGACGCCCCAACCCTTCTCGAATCCCGCCGGCTGGTCGTAAAGATCGGCTCGGCCCTTCTGGTCGATGGGGAAACCCGGCAAATCCGCCGGGACTGGCTCGACGCGCTGGCCGACGACGTCGCCGCCTGCCGCAAGCGCGGGCAGGAAGTGGTGATCGTCACCTCCGGCGCCGTCGCCTGCGGGCGGGAGCATCTCGGCCTCGTCGGCCGGCCGCTGAAGCTGGAAGAGAAGCAGGCGGCCGCCGCCACCGGTCAGATCCGCCTCGCCCACGCCTATCAGGAAACGCTGGCCCGCCATGACGTCACCGTCGCCCAGGTCCTGGTGACGCTGGAGGACACGGAGGAGCGCCGGCGCCACCTGAACGCCCGCAACACCATCGACACGCTGCTGAGGCTGGGCGCCGTTCCCGTCATCAACGAGAACGACACGGTCGCCACCGCCGAAATCCGCTTCGGCGACAACGACCGGCTGGCCGCCCGCGTGGCGCAGATGGTCAGCGCCGACACGCTGGTTCTGCTGTCGGACATCGACGGCCTCTACACCGCCGATCCGCGCAAGGATCCGGACGCCCGCCACATCCCCACCGTGCGCGAACTGACGCCGGAGATCGAGGGCATGGCCGGCGAGCCGCCGCCCGGCTACAGCAGCGGCGGCATGGTGACCAAAATCGCAGCGGCGCGCGTCGCCCTGTCGGCCGGCTGCCGCATGGTCATCGCCAAGGGCAAGCGCATGAACCCGCTGGCGGCGCTGGAGCGGCGGCCGGAGGATGGCGGCGCGCTCTGCACCTGGTTCCTGCCCTCCGCCGAGCCGACCAGCGCCCGCAAGGCCTGGATCGCCGGCCATGTCAACGCGACCGGCGTGCTGGTGGTCGATGACGGCGCCATGCGCGCGCTGTCGCACGGCGCCAGCCTGCTGCCGGCCGGCGTCACCGCCGTGCAGGGCGAGTTCGACCGCGGCGACGTGGTGATCGTCCGAACCCAGGAAGGGCGCGAGGTCGCCCGCGGCCTCGTCGCCTACAGCGCCGACGACGCCCGCAAGATCCTGCGCCACAAGAGCACCGAGATCCCGGACATCCTGGGCTATCGGGGACGCGACGAGATGATCCACCGCGACGATCTGGTGGTGCGGTGA
- the rpmA gene encoding 50S ribosomal protein L27 yields MAHKKAGGSSRNGRDSAGRRLGVKRFGGENVISGNIIVRQRGTKFHPGENVGIGRDHTLFAMADGQVYFKHSSNGRTFVNVVPANDQVPAVAAE; encoded by the coding sequence ATGGCACACAAAAAGGCAGGCGGCTCGTCCCGCAACGGCCGTGACTCCGCCGGTCGCCGTCTCGGCGTGAAGCGTTTCGGTGGCGAGAACGTCATCTCCGGCAACATCATCGTCCGTCAGCGTGGCACGAAGTTCCACCCGGGCGAGAATGTCGGCATCGGCCGCGACCACACCCTGTTCGCGATGGCCGATGGCCAGGTTTACTTCAAGCACAGCTCGAACGGCCGCACTTTCGTGAACGTCGTTCCGGCCAACGACCAGGTTCCGGCCGTCGCTGCCGAGTAA
- a CDS encoding DUF1465 family protein, which produces MTHTFFFNGPYDETMALLIEARNYIAYHDASEHRKLPPQVRLQISYESMRVTSRLTQVMAWLLAQKAVHAGEMSKEQAAGEDFALSGGEICSDPSGPDNEDLPAGLRSLLERSHSLYMRVHRLDAMVRADVEREAAAAVG; this is translated from the coding sequence ATGACGCACACCTTCTTCTTCAACGGTCCCTATGACGAGACCATGGCCCTCTTGATCGAGGCGCGGAATTACATCGCCTATCATGACGCTTCCGAACATCGGAAGCTGCCGCCGCAGGTCCGTTTGCAGATTTCCTACGAATCCATGCGGGTGACCAGCCGCCTGACCCAGGTGATGGCGTGGCTGCTGGCGCAGAAGGCGGTCCATGCCGGCGAGATGTCGAAGGAGCAGGCGGCGGGCGAGGATTTCGCGCTGTCCGGCGGCGAAATCTGTTCCGATCCCAGCGGTCCCGACAACGAGGATCTGCCGGCCGGCCTGCGCAGCCTGCTGGAGCGCAGCCACAGCCTGTACATGCGCGTCCACCGGCTCGACGCCATGGTGCGCGCCGACGTGGAGCGCGAGGCCGCGGCGGCGGTGGGGTAG
- a CDS encoding glutathionylspermidine synthase family protein, producing MRRTTMKPRADWRPGLRRYPYGVRAMSAGAGWREDTVYEFTSSQIDLIESVADELHSMIAVAVRHVVEHKLFAALGIRGDLARMLEASWTDYWAGGRRNERAGGLAGRLTLAYDGRDSIKLLGCNYDTGEGLFAASIIQRNWREAMASDANQFNGLHEALVERWEEMAAGVPGRGRMHATCATPDPVREGELVYLAATAAEAGIDTRLLPLHSIAWDGRRFLDDEGQAISWLAKLYPWDGLADDGFLQRLRSSGMSVLSPLWCWLWSNHGLLAVLSSLYPRHPNLCRAALDPSGIAGAEMVTVRAFHGLDGAPTRVLDHGVVVADDGPEIGGDVAAHGAVWLETPPCFREEDSRAVLHAWIVGDKCLGMGVRESTDPRLGLGGGPEWAMVPHLFRG from the coding sequence ATGCGCAGGACGACGATGAAGCCGCGGGCCGATTGGCGCCCGGGTCTCCGCAGATATCCCTATGGTGTGCGCGCCATGTCGGCCGGGGCCGGCTGGCGGGAGGACACCGTCTATGAGTTCACCTCCTCGCAGATCGATCTGATCGAAAGCGTCGCGGACGAACTGCACAGCATGATCGCCGTCGCCGTGCGCCATGTGGTGGAGCACAAGCTGTTCGCCGCGCTCGGCATCCGCGGCGATCTGGCGCGGATGCTGGAGGCGTCCTGGACCGATTACTGGGCCGGCGGGCGGCGCAACGAGCGGGCGGGGGGGCTGGCCGGGCGGCTGACGCTGGCCTATGACGGGCGCGACAGCATCAAGCTGCTGGGCTGCAATTACGACACCGGCGAGGGGCTGTTCGCCGCCTCCATCATCCAGCGCAACTGGCGCGAGGCGATGGCCTCCGACGCCAACCAGTTCAACGGCCTGCACGAGGCGCTGGTCGAGCGGTGGGAGGAGATGGCGGCGGGGGTGCCCGGCCGCGGACGCATGCATGCGACCTGCGCCACCCCCGATCCGGTGCGCGAGGGCGAACTGGTCTATCTGGCCGCCACCGCGGCGGAGGCCGGCATCGACACGCGGCTGCTGCCGCTGCATTCCATCGCCTGGGACGGCCGGCGCTTCCTCGACGACGAGGGGCAGGCGATCTCCTGGCTGGCGAAGCTCTATCCCTGGGACGGGCTGGCCGACGACGGGTTCCTGCAGCGGCTGCGCAGCAGCGGCATGAGCGTCCTGTCGCCGCTGTGGTGCTGGCTGTGGTCGAACCACGGCCTGCTGGCGGTGCTGTCGTCCCTGTACCCGCGCCATCCCAACCTGTGCCGCGCCGCGCTGGACCCCAGCGGCATCGCCGGGGCGGAGATGGTGACGGTGCGGGCCTTCCACGGGCTGGACGGCGCGCCGACCCGCGTCCTGGATCACGGCGTGGTGGTCGCGGACGACGGACCGGAGATCGGCGGGGATGTCGCCGCCCATGGAGCCGTATGGCTGGAAACCCCGCCCTGCTTCCGCGAGGAGGATAGCCGCGCCGTCCTGCATGCCTGGATCGTCGGCGACAAGTGCCTGGGCATGGGGGTGCGGGAATCGACCGATCCGCGGCTTGGCCTTGGCGGCGGCCCGGAGTGGGCGATGGTCCCGCACCTGTTCAGGGGCTGA
- a CDS encoding Hsp20 family protein — translation MRNYDLSPLFRSTVGFDRLSRLLETATTGDDAASYPPYNIEKMNEDSYRITMAVAGFGLDDLNITAHQNSLTVTGKAKKDEPTGQFLYRGIAGRAFERRFQLADFIKVTGASLQNGLLHIELAREVPEAMKPRSIPIVTAAGSDTVQVEGSGPAPALTQRAA, via the coding sequence ATGCGCAACTACGACCTTTCGCCGCTGTTCCGTTCCACCGTCGGTTTCGACCGCCTGTCGCGTCTGCTGGAGACCGCGACCACCGGTGACGATGCTGCGTCCTACCCGCCCTACAACATCGAAAAGATGAACGAGGATTCGTATCGGATCACCATGGCCGTCGCCGGCTTCGGTCTGGACGACCTCAACATCACCGCTCACCAGAATTCGTTGACCGTCACGGGTAAAGCTAAGAAGGACGAGCCGACCGGCCAATTCCTCTACCGGGGTATCGCCGGCCGCGCGTTCGAGCGCCGCTTTCAGTTGGCCGACTTCATCAAAGTGACCGGCGCGTCTCTTCAGAATGGCCTTCTGCACATCGAGCTGGCACGCGAGGTACCCGAAGCGATGAAGCCGCGGAGCATTCCGATCGTCACCGCCGCCGGCAGCGACACGGTGCAGGTCGAAGGGTCCGGTCCGGCTCCCGCTCTGACCCAGCGGGCCGCCTGA
- the mepA gene encoding penicillin-insensitive murein endopeptidase: MAVALLAASGAADAEQRKKKPAPVPAYATSVAWGAVSGPSLGAAQSIGGYAAGCVAGARALPPEGVGYQVIRLSRQRNYGHPVLVAMLRDFGQRVALAGLGTALIGDMGQARGGPMPSGHASHQIGLDADVWLRLDLPPMGRAGRERLQEIKYVDYDRMRVTADWSERQAKMVQIAASDPRVARIFVNPAIKLAMCQRSWADRSFLNKLRPWHGHDGHMHIRLSCPSGSPLCERQTAQPEGDGCDDELMSWLNSASPAIERPPGYKPEPRVVRKMPAACAPVLNAAGTRVASLPESTPASAKAAR; this comes from the coding sequence ATGGCAGTCGCCCTGCTGGCGGCGTCTGGTGCGGCCGACGCGGAGCAGCGCAAGAAGAAGCCGGCGCCAGTCCCGGCCTATGCCACCAGCGTCGCCTGGGGGGCGGTGTCCGGCCCGTCGCTGGGGGCGGCGCAGTCCATCGGCGGCTATGCCGCGGGATGTGTCGCCGGCGCCCGCGCCCTGCCGCCGGAAGGAGTCGGCTATCAGGTCATCCGCCTGTCGCGCCAGCGCAACTACGGCCATCCGGTGCTGGTCGCCATGCTCCGTGATTTCGGTCAGCGGGTGGCGCTCGCGGGGTTGGGCACCGCGCTGATCGGCGACATGGGGCAGGCGCGCGGCGGTCCGATGCCGTCGGGCCATGCCAGCCACCAGATCGGGCTGGACGCCGATGTCTGGCTGCGGTTGGACCTGCCGCCGATGGGGCGGGCCGGGCGCGAGCGGCTGCAGGAGATCAAGTATGTCGATTACGACCGGATGCGCGTGACCGCGGATTGGTCCGAACGGCAGGCGAAGATGGTCCAGATCGCCGCCAGCGACCCGCGGGTTGCCCGCATCTTCGTCAACCCGGCGATCAAGCTCGCCATGTGCCAGCGCAGTTGGGCCGACCGGAGCTTCCTGAACAAGCTGCGGCCCTGGCACGGCCATGACGGCCACATGCACATTCGCCTGAGCTGCCCGTCCGGCAGCCCGCTGTGCGAGCGGCAGACGGCCCAGCCCGAGGGTGACGGCTGCGACGACGAGTTGATGTCCTGGCTGAACAGCGCCTCTCCCGCCATCGAGCGTCCGCCGGGTTACAAGCCGGAACCTCGGGTGGTCCGCAAGATGCCCGCCGCCTGTGCCCCGGTGCTGAACGCGGCCGGAACGCGCGTGGCCTCGCTGCCGGAATCGACCCCGGCATCGGCCAAGGCGGCGCGCTGA
- a CDS encoding HAD family hydrolase, giving the protein MVRTPVRAVLWDIDGTLMDSEPWHQQITVEVCRGYGHELSDEDCRSMHGVAFREIYAALHARRPFPIDLHAWADEINAQYVASIHRVRPREGAFALVEAFAARGLAQACVSNGGRMIVDANMRAMSIPHFRFSIAREDVANGKPHPEPYLLAAKMLGLSPEACAVIEDSPTGARSAKAAGMLTIAWPQHPAVVFDTVDHLVEDPAALDWDALCG; this is encoded by the coding sequence ATGGTTCGTACCCCGGTTCGCGCCGTCCTGTGGGACATCGACGGCACGCTGATGGACAGCGAGCCGTGGCACCAGCAGATCACCGTCGAGGTCTGCCGCGGCTATGGCCATGAGTTGAGCGACGAGGATTGCCGGTCGATGCATGGCGTGGCGTTCCGCGAGATCTACGCCGCCCTGCACGCCCGCCGCCCCTTCCCCATCGACCTGCACGCCTGGGCCGACGAGATCAACGCCCAGTATGTCGCCAGCATCCATCGGGTCCGCCCGCGCGAGGGCGCCTTCGCCCTGGTGGAGGCCTTCGCCGCCCGCGGGCTGGCGCAGGCCTGTGTGTCGAACGGCGGTCGCATGATCGTCGACGCCAACATGCGCGCCATGTCGATCCCGCATTTCCGTTTCAGCATCGCCCGCGAGGACGTCGCCAACGGCAAGCCCCACCCGGAGCCCTACCTGCTGGCCGCGAAGATGCTGGGCCTCTCCCCGGAAGCCTGCGCGGTGATCGAGGACAGCCCCACCGGCGCCCGCAGCGCCAAGGCCGCCGGCATGCTGACCATCGCCTGGCCCCAGCACCCCGCCGTGGTGTTCGACACCGTCGACCATCTGGTGGAGGATCCGGCGGCGCTGGATTGGGATGCGCTTTGCGGGTGA